Genomic window (Drosophila albomicans strain 15112-1751.03 chromosome X, ASM965048v2, whole genome shotgun sequence):
CCATGAATACCAACTTTactatactaaaaatactaaatttgtttgtaatactaagtactataaatactatactaaaaCACTAAATTTACCATTAATactaaatgatataaaaatactaaatttactTGAAATACTACAATTTACCATGAATACCAAgtttactataaatactatactaaaaatactaaatttacttttaatactaAGTACTATAAATACTAGTCTAAATTGACTTTTAATACTAAGTACTATAAATACTAGTCTAAAACACTAAATTTACCATTAATactaaatgatataaaaatactaaatttactAGAAAACTACAATTTACCATGAATACCAActttactataaatactatacttaaaatactaaatttactTGTAACTAAATTactaaatttacttttaatattaagtaCTATAAATACTAGTCTAAAACACTAAATTTACCATTAATactaaatgatataaaaatactaacttttttttctaaGTACATACTAAATTTCTCTCctttttttgtctttgcagAACACGTTGTTGCTGAGAGCGTGGTGGTGATCAAGAAACTGTTGCAGAGCAAAGCGGCCGAACACTTTGAGATCATCACCCAGATGGCGAAGCTGATCGACTACATCAATGTGGCAGCCGCACGTGCGGCGATCATTTGGCTGATTGGCGAATACAATGAGAAGGTGCCGCTGATAGCGCCCGATGTGCTGCGCAAGATGGCCAAATCGTTTGTGGACGAACAGGATGTGGTGAAGCTGCAGGTGCTCAATCTGGGCGTCAAATTGTATCTGACCAATCCGCAGCAGACATCGCTGCTGTGCCAATACGTGTTCACGCTGGCCCGCTACGACACCAACTACGATGTGCGCGATCGTGCGCGCTTCTTGCGCCAATTCATCTTCCCGGCCAGCGGCAAAAGCAGCGTGCTCAGCCAGCAGGCGCGTCAAGTGTTCTTGGCCGCCAAACCGGCTCCGCTGCCCGAGAGCAAGTATCGCGATAGCAATGTGTATCAATTGGGTTCGCTGTCGCATTATCTGAATATGCCAGCGTCGGGTTATAAGGATTTGCCCGCATTCCCAGCTGTTGCACCCGACTCCAGTGTGCGCAACATCGAGGGCTATATGCATGAGAAGTTGCCCGGCGATAGTTCGGGACGTGGCAAGCATTCGGGCGAGGAGGCGCAGCAGGGCGCGTCTGCTGGTGCCGCTGCTGGTAAGGAGAAGCAACGCAAGCAGGCTAAACGTGACAAGGGCTTCCTTTCCGAGTCGGACAAATCGTCGGCATATTCCGAGTCGAGTGGCAGCGAGGATTCCGACAGCAGCAGTGACAGTTCAtccagcagcgacagcgacgatgacgatgaggctGACGAGCAGCAGCCTAAAAGTAAAGGGCAAGCCACCAAGCAGCTGCCACAAGCGGTGGCCAGCAATTCagctcctcctgctgctgctgctgcagttgcttctcccaataataacaacaataatgctGTCGAAGATTCGGGCACATCGGACAGCGGCGAATCGTCGTTCtacagcggcagcggcagcgagagcaacagcagcgatgGTCAGAGCAGCGACTCGGAGAGCGAACAAACTGCGGCATCAGCAGCACCAGCTGCCAAAACACAAGCCAAGGCAACAGAGACAGCTGCTAAGGCGCCCGCCAAGAGCAACTTGGATCTGCTGCTCGATCTGGATGATATACCGCCCATTGGACCCGTGATGACGCCCTCGCTGGGCGGCTTCCTTACGCCGGGTAAGTGCATCGAAAAGAGTTCATAGAATGGGGTTTCTTTATTGTTAAGAGAGTTTACACTAAGGTTTACACTGAAGTCTTACGACCTTTtattgttgattgtttttttgaattgcaattatttatcaTAAAAGTGATTAGgaagtttgcatatttttgtcCTAGAAGCTATGTTTCTACCCGTCATCCATAGAGTagatgtttattatttgtatttattgtggaatactttacttttccaaaatgttatttaaagaaatattaggAATACAGTGTAAGGTACATAATAGACTTTGTTGAAAAAAGGTTTTAGACACAGTGGTATTTCGTCTGATTATTAATGTAGGTTCTGTCTTATAAACGGTTTAATCGTTTTCTAGCGATTATTAATATCagacatttttgaaatattgtttatatttgaaaGGATTCTTCGGAAGTGATTTTTAATTTGGaatcataattttaatgtttaaaataaatattactttgGAATAGTTTTGTAGTGTAAactttatatttcatttgattatttatttcaaatagttCTGCCGTGTAAACCGTAAAATTTGGAGTGATTATTAAAATCAGagatttgtaaatattaaaatattaaggaaaaagcagctttttttttatttaaagaggCTTTGcaagtaatttttaatttggaaCAGATTTGAGGTGGAATCTTTATATTAATgttaaacataatattttaatagatttttaatttcaaatgattCTGTCATGTAAACGGTCTATTTAAATTGCGAATGATTATTAAACAGATGAAGAAAAGtctattattgttttcatttaaaaaggTATTAGGAAGTTATTTTTTCATTGAAACTGTTTTGTGATGGAATCTTTTTATTACTGTTGAAAGTGAGTAGTTTTCAATAGTTTTGTAGTGTAAACTTTATCAAAACGTTTCTTAAAAGTTTCGACATTTTGATAGATGCGAATTTGTACAAAAAATCAAGTATTATTATGGTTTAAAAAGTGTTTGTCAAAGGTATCGCAATTGTCGAGTAGCAAACTATTTCATAatttagattaaaaaaaaatgcagtgTAAAAGAGCTTAAGACCGCAGTGTAAACACCATTTCGGTTTAAAAAGTGTTGGTCAAAGGTATCGCAATTGTCGAGTAGCAAACTATTTCATAatttagattaaaaaaaaattgcagtgTGAAAGGGCTTAAGACCGCAGTGTAAACACCATTAAGTACGTATTAagtgcaaatattaaatgctaGTTCTCTACTTTGTAGGCACACCCGGCTTACAGGCGACGTTGCAGCCGCAGCAAGCTCGTAATCGCATCGAGCTCGTCGGCGCCTCGCACACGGACTTCAAGCACAAACCGCTGCTGAACAAGCTGCAAGGACACGGCCTTCAGCTGGGATATCGTTTCACCCGCTCGCCGCATTTGTATGCGGCAGCGATGTGTTCGATTGAGTTGCACTTTGAGAATCGCAGCGATCACGAGCTGACCAGCATTCGGATGGGGCAACAAACACTGCCCCCAGGCATGCAACTGAGCGAGTTCGCTCCCATCGCACAGCTGCAACCGGAGCAGGTTGCCAGCGGAGTGCTCGGCGTGGATTTCAATGATACAACGCATGCGATTGACTTTGAGTTGGTGTCGAGTGCGGGCAGCTCACGTGTCCAGCTGAAGCCTCCGGTGGGTGAATTGGTGCGTGCCGTGCAGATCAGCGAGAGTTTGCATCGCGAGGAGCGTGGCAAGTTGCGTGGCATGAACGAGCATCAGTGTGAGCTGCGTGGCATGCAGCGTGAACTGCTCGATGTGGCAGCATTGAAGCAAAAGATCTACGAGTGCATCAATGTGGCGCACACGTTCAGCTCGACGACGGGACAATTGCATTGCTTTGCCGGCCAAACGCTCAGCTCGAAGAGTCTCGTCCTGCTCACGTTGCAGTGGCAAACGGATGAGGCACTCACGCTGCTCGTCAACTGCGAAAAGATGGTCATCGGTTCGATGGTGTTGAATGAGTTGCGCAACGCGTTGCAGCTGAGTTTTTCCATCTAAAATGGATTTCGATTTGAATTGAGTGTTGAATCTGTTAACTGAATctgaagcaaagcaaaagggAAAATCATTACGTAAACTaatctattaattttatattattaaaagcaCATTCTATGTACtctatactttatactttatactgtGAACAATTATTGAATTGAGAATTGAATCCTAAACACATTATTTAACCACTTTCATACATTATAAGTTTGCGTAACAAAACGAGATTCCAAGAGCaacattttgattattttttttttcttgtttgttgtaCTCTTCAAAAGCTGCTAAAACATTACGTAAATCATTCgattacatttatataaatataaacaaactgaaaacaaatgcGATTCCAGAAGCAAGTGCAGAAATTatgaacaattttattataaaaagaaaaacgcaaaatgaaaaaaacccTTTTAATCAATGTTGTTGCCTATgcgcgtgtatgtgtgtgtgtgtgtgtatttgtacTATAACTAAATGTGTATtagtgtatgcatgtgtgtgtgtgttttgatgTTGTAACTCTGTTGCCTTTGTGCTCTATGCGGCCTTTTTCAATAtcgtagcaaaaaaaaataagaaaaaaacgaaaaaaaaaatgacttACATAacgatatatagtatatatatacagatcGAGGGCTTGCAGCACAGCACTAATTATCCAAATGTTAACCGAATTGTTGCCTACTACGAACAAATTCCAAAATAGTCgacttttgattttgattagCAACTTTTTCTATATACAACACAATCTTTCATTCTGTTGCCTAGCAAATTGTAGCGCACGCAATCCGATATAccaagtacatatgtatatactatatatacatatatttgtatactatatatacttgtaGATTTGAGATGACTATTTGCATATAccagccagagagagagagagagagagaagagttAGCAGTTGAAACCTATAATGGAGCCTAGCTCCCATTTtgttaatcaaataaataactaaaccaatatatatatatacatatatataagtgagtgtatatgtatatgtatgtgtgagccAGCTAATCCGTTTCCTACGCCAACTTTTCAAGCTCCCcctaaatatgataaaaaaaaaaaaaaacaaaaaaaaaacattttcgaggcatttttcatttttggctttttcgaaaattaagcaattgaatgttgaaatatttacatacatacatacattttttatatatatactattattatgatgatgatcgtTAGGCATTCAAGTTTCAAATTTCCACtcttaaaacaaaactcaaaaagtaaaaaaaaaaaaagaaaactaaactaTGAACAATAATCATTTGtccaataaaagaaaacaaacaatgcgCAATTATTGTTGATTGGATATGATGCGAAtgaacaaacataaaaatattattatatattatatgcttTTTAAACCTATGCAAGATGAACTCTACATCTAAATCTATTGAAATAAACACagcgttttaaaaatatttcatttttctcttttttgtggGGTGCAAAAAAAGTGAACAACTAATGTTTTTTCTTAccttcattttgaaatatgaaatgactaATAAATTTCCTTAAGAGAAGAAATTGAATCTTTACTATAAATGAAGAacatttcgattttgtttagttttgaaTGTATCTTTGTTTATTCACGCTTGTTTCTCGTTTGCTTGCTCcgttttatttgtgttttaaagttttttgagttcttttgtttttgttttggggaCACACACAGAATAAACCAGCAGCAAGCAATCAGATTTAGATCTGCCAACTATATATAGTCATTatctcgctcacacacacacttctgctgctgctggcatttGAAAGATAGTTTTTTGTTCTAGTTAAGTTTCTCTAAGgttttcattttagttttttgtttttttttttaggttagGTTAATCCGGTGAACAGAACGGAGAATGACGTAAAAGGGGCACATGCTCGCattgcatacataaatacaatatagttgaaattttttgctttgtcgATGCCAACACAGCCAACACggtggcgtatacttaatttcacatttcacgTTAAGAAAGCAACGACTAAAATTCTAGCATACTTTTTTGCGCTAATGTGAAATTGAGAATACGCtacgcttgtttttttttgtatgttttagtttttatttcgttttggTTTGTCTTTCTCACGTATGcgctttttttatttgcttcatAGTTTTCTCTAATTTATtgtgattttctttttatttatttgttgttgaatcTGCACAATTAAAAAGCTCAAGTTTATGCTTATAATATAAACCATTAAGTTgtagtttgtttttcttttcatctttttgtttttggttgttttctAGGTTAGTTTTGGATTAGGTTAGGTTGAAAATAGCCATGAGAGTGGTTGAGTAGGTGAGTGTgaatgagagcgagagcgagagagatgaTTGCTTGCTGCCAAGAAAAAGATTTGGACAAATTCCAACGGATTTTGCATTCAGTTTATAAATGTGAACTCAATCGATTAGCAAGAAAAggttgcacttttttttaagtaatcGAAAAGTTGTAAACAACTCCAAAAGTTGAAGTATAACTCAGTGAATCAAGTATTAAAGCACATACCAAACGGTAAATTCAAGAAGCCTGTAATTTTTAGACAACATAGTCTACGCAATTTTATTGTGCAATAAGACTGGGTTTTTTTCTGTCTTAAATTCGTACTCGAACTATATtaaatcattaatttaatattgatatgACAAGCTTCGCTTAGACAATAAAGAAGTGTTGTAGCTACTAACTTGTGTTTGCAGTGCGGCTACTGTGAATAGAAAGAGGTGACATGGGTTAATGCCAAACAGCTGATCGGGACAAAAagtaaattctttaaataaaacaatgacGTCTGGTTATAGTATAGAATATAGTAGttaatttagttttgattttgaattttcttgaACTTTTACCATTTGTTTAGTATTAACCCATGATTGCCCCTTACTTTTTACAGTTGATTCACTGTGTTCAAAAGTTAGCAACTACAACTCTTCTTTTCTTCCAAGTAGAAGCTTGCCAAATCAATATTCGATTAGTGATTCAATACACTTAGAGCAGGAAgttaaaattactaaaaaccCAGCCTTATTACACGATGAAATAGAGTAGATTATGTTGGCTATTTACCGTTTGCTCTGTACCTCAGAAGTGCATGAGTGAGTCagaacaaaaataagttttatatatatttttatatatagcaGTAGAGATTAGTATGTTGGATGAGCAATGGCAATAactttgtatatatgtatgtatgtatgctgaTAGTGTAGgctatatatgcatgtatagtATGTGTATAGGATATAAGATTAGGTATTATACTTGGCATGAGGATGATTGCGTTTAAATGATTATTACGACAGACGAGAGAGTAGGTTATAGCTTACGAGTGCGTTTCTCTGCGTCTGCTGCGTCAACGCGTTTTACTCGATTAATCATATCATAgatacatatagtacatatatgtatgtatgtgtatatatggtattttgtatacataataTAGTATAATCCGACGCGACtttcgtttggttttttgcttttgcttttgctttcatttgttTCATATAAAActagtttgcttttttttagtatatctttatgtatgtatgtatatgcaggtatttatatatatatatatattttgttatgtatatatatatatagtatgtgtatatatatttatttatttatgtatgtctAGGGATGATTTTCAATCACTTATTGTTACGTACGGTGTTTGGTATAACATGCTTCGCTTGGACTGCTTTTCCGTATTCCATCTTGTTCTTCTCCATCATTTCGTTCGATAACATGTAAAGCATATTTGGGTGTTCATGTGTATTAGTGTTTTTAGCGTGCAACAATCGTAgctcaattattttttttttgttgtttgtgtgtatattttgGGACTCTCAATCTTCAAAACGGACGGAGTAATAAATGAACCAAACCTCATTTCTCGCCTTGTACTATCGATGAAGTTACACACAACTATCGATAATAGTATCGATAGTATGACACTATTGCCCGTTACACAATAATGTGAATCGTAGAAGAGCTTTTCGAGCGAGAGAatgatagagagaaagagagcgctTTTCACTGATCACTTATtcgttgctttttgcttttgtttgtgtgtgtgtgtgtgtgtgtgtgtgtgtgtctgtgtgagtgtgtgtctgtgtgagtgtgtgtaaatgttTCTAGTTTGCAAGTTGCTCTCAATCAGATTGATTTTCTCAACGTCATGTCAAAGTTAAACCATGCGATTGATggtaaaatcataaatttgactaaagtaaattgtttttcatgttCACGTTGTAGTCTAGGATTTATAGGACAATTCTTCTCCCTGTATTATCAATGGGATAATCTACTCATGTACATGCTAGATTTATTTGTTAACTCTGACATCCAGTTGAGAAAATCGCATCTGTTGTAACTTTTCGTTTTCCTTTGCTTAgtttaaagtatttcataagctttttttttgccttagctttgtttttttttttgttttcttcttttttttttgttgttttgttggtgTATAACCTAAACACAATTGTAAGCTACCGATAGggtatattattgtatatagtaGAATGCGTGTGTATGTCGATGTtgggtatatatatatatataaatatatatatagaataactATGCGGGATCTAGCCATGTGCACATAATATGTTATGTGTGTTTATGGACTTGTGTAAGATTTCTGGgattaatgtaaatttttgATTACGCCATTATTAATCAGTTAGATGAGAGTATATGCtatttatgttgtttgttgtttgttgttcttgttgctgtttactgttgttgcttttgctgctgcttctattTGACGTATTAGCTGCTATATGGCCTTGCCTTGGGTtaactttagtattttgttgtgcAACTAAGGCCAGCGCAAATTCCATTTTCATGTGCTTAAAGTTTCTTATACCAATAGAGATAGTGCTCTCCATCCTCGACCATTAGCTCATCGACACCTGTAATCGTTGATAGGAATTAATTTGAAGTGCTTTTTAGCTGTGCACCTTACTTACCAACAGGCGCAATAAGCTGATTCCCAGGCGTATTGTTCGGATCAGGTAACTCGGGCAATCTGTAGAGCAGCCAGTAATGATATCTACAAGAATCAAAGTGTTAAATAATATcgataattatatatattatatatataagggCAGCGACTTACCCTCGCGGTTCTTCCTTTTTGCCATAGAGCGTATGCACATAGTGTCCATTGGGCCATTCACGGGCCTCGAAAATGAATCTGTAAGCGatacaatttttagttttagttatGTTCTGATTGATTATTTATCTGTTACtatgattatttatatatgtaaattaagtatttcaaattcatataGCTAATTTATAGTTAGAGAATCTcaactttggtatattctgcACTCTAACACAGTATATTTctggtatataccaaatgtatacAGTACTTTTGTAGTATCcaactttggtatattctgttTCAATTGCGACATAGTTATGGTATATACCTAGTTCacttctagtatatttttagtatttggtatactcCGCGGGATATATATTTCGGAACTTTTATGGTATATGTATACCCATTGCACTTCtagtatacttttagtatccgaatttggtatattctctTTTTTAACACAGTATATTTATGACCAAATGCTTTTTTCATCAGTActtttggtgtatttttaaatctaagccagtatatttatttatataccaaattttattatcagcagtatattctagtatatttgtagtatccAACTTTggaatattctgtgcattttccattagaatatttatagtataaaacttttggtatattctgcaCTCCAACGGATTATAGTTAtgatatataccaaaagcacTTCTCAGTAGAATacttctagtatatttttagtttccAACTTGGGTATATTCTGTACACTATTGTGacatatttatggtatataccAAGTGCACTTCCCAGCAGTATATGtctagtatatttgtagtatctaactttggtatattccaAATGCACCTATCTACAGTATATTTCTTTAcaactttggtatattctgtacTCTATTGTGccatatttatggtatataccCAGCAGTATACTTCTagtatgtttttagtatacAACTTAAGTATATTCAGCATTCTAATTTAaggtatataccaaatgcacaCTCCACCAGTATACTTCTagtatgtttttagtatttttgttgttggtttacCCACCTTGGATCCATTTCAGCCGCCTGTGTCATGGCCTTAAAGAAACTGGTGTTCTTTGGTGAGACAAGGGACAGGGAGAACGCCTCGGTGACATTGGAGCCGACCCACAGAGTgtacgtatacgtgatattcTTGGCATCCGACTCCTCGGCCGATGAACTGAGTCCAAATGGCAACGCCAGCTTCGGTTCACCATTCTCTGCAAGCAAAACAACTGCATGATGATGCGAGGGAAAGCCAAccacaaaagtaaaaataaaaaaaaaaacaaaaaaaaacaacaaatacctGTGGGATCGCTGCTCTCGCGTATGACATGATCACATTGCAGGGCACGGACAGCGCCCAATCCCTTCCAGCCGAGGGCGAGGATAATGTCCGCCGTGAGACCGACACCAATATCGGGTTCCTGGCCATCCTGTAGCGGCTCCTCGCTCCAACCGCCATCGGCACGCTGACGACTCAAGATGTAACGCGAGGCGGCCGTGCGATTCCAATGCCCAGCCGGATCATACTCCAGATCCTGCAGAGCTTGCATGGCCAGGGCAGTGCTGCGCAACGAGCCAAAGCTGCCGCGTTGATCCTGCAGACTGGCCAAACCCCGTGCGGGGCGACGCACAAAATGCTGCAGATGGCGATGCCGATGATCGGTGACAATGCAACGCAACGCCAAGATGACCATGGCAATGGCATCGACACTCTGATCCGTCACACCGCTGGCAATGTCGAGAAGTCGGCGTATCTGACGCTTGCGGACATGCGCCGCCGAGCTGCAGGCGGAGAGTGTGGTCAGGGCGAACTCAATGTCCTGGGCGGGTTCATGATGCTGCAGTGTGGCAACCAAGTCGTGGCCATGGAAATGCTTCGGATCCTTGCACAGCGAACCCAAGGCAAGCACATAGCGTGCCAGCTTATCGAGATTGAGCGGCTTGGGCAGCGTATGATGGCGATCGAGCATCGCCAGTATCTCGATCTCCATCTCCTTGACGGAGAGCGTATCCTCCAGATCCTGGATGACCTGCAAATGTGCATCGGCACTATCGTTGGGATCGCGACCGCCCGACAGCTCCTTGGCCAGTATGACGACATGGGTGTCGTTGGCCCAACCGTAGTCCGAGGCACGTTTCTCTTTTAGCCAATCGAGGGCACGCAATATGGCCTCCTGTTCGCCCTTGTTGGGCGTGGCGGAGCCAAAGGCATCCTGCTCAGCAGCGGCAACTGTTAAGTTACTtagattgctgctgctgccagctggCGACTGCGCTGCAACGCTGGCgatttcttgttgctgctccactgttaagttggctgctgctgtgttggtTGTGGTCACGGTTGTTGtggtcgttgtggttgttgtctcCGCTAAGCTCgaattgctgccgctgccgctggtGAAGCTCTGCTCGTCGCTagcatcgttgttgttgctattgttgttgttgttgctgctgctgctactgatTGCGGTTCGGTTCTCATAGTCATTATTAGCCAACGGCGACGGCGCTGCTGTGCTGGACGTTGCGTTAACACCGGCGTCGGCAGCGACGACAGCGTCGGCAGACAACGTCGCATTCTCAGCGAATgttggcagcggcagcgtcagcgtcagGCAGCCGATgataagcagcagcaaaagcagcgtTGTTGACGGCGGCAGTGAGAGCatcttagttgttgttgttgttattgttatcgttATGCTGCTCGGTCAACTGTAAGAAGTAaaaagagtgtgagagagagacgaagaagaagaagggtaATAGGAAAGTTAGCAAGCAAAAGTCATCATCACATACTACATAGTAGTAACAGGacaagaggaagaggaagaggcagccacagcaacgtGACAGGCAATGAAGGCGTCGCCTTGAACTGAATTTGCTGCACACCGTCACAGcgcgcacacaaacacacacatgtgcacaCATGCAGAGAGCCAGAAGCTGACTGGCAAacatgcacatgcacacacacacatacacacacgcatgaaAATGCAATAATGCATATTGCTAACGTCATGAcaatttatcgataattaAGACAGAAGATCGATATGCATGCCTGTCCCACCtctatctctcgctctctctctctctctctctagctaCCCATCCTAGAGCTGCCAATTAGTCATCAACAAAGCACAACACTTTGTACATAGAAAGTTGCCAACGGACACGAGCAACTACACAACACTGAAAATGGTGTGTTGGTTGAGAGAGGGGCGGGGTAATTTATACATGTATGTggatgtttgtgtgtgtgtgcaattttgctggcaacaataaaagttaattaagtgGCAACAAAAGCCATCGTTGACGCTGCTGATGCTTacataatacaataaattctactatgcaaaaatgtttaatcaaattaacgccaacaacaagagcaacaacagcagcgactgcaGAATTGCTGCCGGAAAGttggcaataacaacaacaatggcgcTGACTTGCTCTCTTCTTCGTCTCCTTCTTGTTctttctgtttgctgttgttgctgcttctcaTAATTAAGTGCACTTTTGAAAGACTCGCGCGTGCTcgttttctttctctctccctctctctcacgtATTCACACTCACCCTACCTCCCATTTCGCACTCAGGCAGccaaacacacccacacacacacacacatacagatgcAAGCGACACTTGctcaactttaactttattatgctgctgctgctgctgcgactgcggctgctgctggtgaATGGGAAATGGCGAtgacgctgtcgctgttgcctCTTACTTACctgctctttctctttgctcGCGCGCTGTCCTTGTCGCTCGCGTTGGcgttggctgtggctgtggctgctttgCCAATTGCTCTTTGAGCTGTgtctgtttgtatttgtgtttgtgtctgtcgCCTATTATatcctttgttgttgttgttattgctgctactgctgcgttttgtggttgtcgttgttcttatagctgttgttgttgttgttgatgttgttgtcgttgtcttgttactgctgctgctgctgctactgctgatgtctattgattttttatgcCCAGCCAGGCTCCCAAAAGGACGGCTAGGCGACGTTTGTTTAACAGCGCGTTCAAAcaaacact
Coding sequences:
- the LOC117567605 gene encoding AP-3 complex subunit beta-2; translated protein: MQQNAASNPFSVAAYGDRPQLGLDVEFGSDPASGAAFFQSDGRKHDDLKQMLDSNKDGLKLEAMKRIIGMIARGRDASDLFPAVVKNVVSKNIEVKKLVYVYLVRYAEEQQDLALLSISTFQRALKDPNQLIRASALRVLSSIRVSMIVPIVMLAIRDSAADLSPYVRKTAAHAIPKLYSLDAEQKDELVTVIEKLLSDRTTLVVGSAVMAFDEVCPERVDLIHKNYRKLCNLLVDVDEWGQVIIINMLTRYARTQFVDPNPDEEHGANDCLDGDGTANERFYDESSSASDDDDNDNDASSGNEGKAKSNNVNNNDKEHDKDTSGSSGGGSSYHIDLDHRLLLRQTKPLLQSRNASVVMAVAQLYHHVAPRNEVQLIAKVLIRLLRSHKEVQSVVLNCIASMSSRRKAIFEPHLKSFFVRTSDPTHIKLLKLDILTNLASASSISLILREFQTYISSSDRPFVAATIQAIGRCAASIKAVTETCLSGLVHLLSNHDEHVVAESVVVIKKLLQSKAAEHFEIITQMAKLIDYINVAAARAAIIWLIGEYNEKVPLIAPDVLRKMAKSFVDEQDVVKLQVLNLGVKLYLTNPQQTSLLCQYVFTLARYDTNYDVRDRARFLRQFIFPASGKSSVLSQQARQVFLAAKPAPLPESKYRDSNVYQLGSLSHYLNMPASGYKDLPAFPAVAPDSSVRNIEGYMHEKLPGDSSGRGKHSGEEAQQGASAGAAAGKEKQRKQAKRDKGFLSESDKSSAYSESSGSEDSDSSSDSSSSSDSDDDDEADEQQPKSKGQATKQLPQAVASNSAPPAAAAAVASPNNNNNNAVEDSGTSDSGESSFYSGSGSESNSSDGQSSDSESEQTAASAAPAAKTQAKATETAAKAPAKSNLDLLLDLDDIPPIGPVMTPSLGGFLTPGTPGLQATLQPQQARNRIELVGASHTDFKHKPLLNKLQGHGLQLGYRFTRSPHLYAAAMCSIELHFENRSDHELTSIRMGQQTLPPGMQLSEFAPIAQLQPEQVASGVLGVDFNDTTHAIDFELVSSAGSSRVQLKPPVGELVRAVQISESLHREERGKLRGMNEHQCELRGMQRELLDVAALKQKIYECINVAHTFSSTTGQLHCFAGQTLSSKSLVLLTLQWQTDEALTLLVNCEKMVIGSMVLNELRNALQLSFSI
- the LOC117571844 gene encoding uncharacterized protein CG3556, yielding MLSLPPSTTLLLLLLIIGCLTLTLPLPTFAENATLSADAVVAADAGVNATSSTAAPSPLANNDYENRTAISSSSSNNNNNSNNNDASDEQSFTSGSGSNSSLAETTTTTTTTTVTTTNTAAANLTVEQQQEIASVAAQSPAGSSSNLSNLTVAAAEQDAFGSATPNKGEQEAILRALDWLKEKRASDYGWANDTHVVILAKELSGGRDPNDSADAHLQVIQDLEDTLSVKEMEIEILAMLDRHHTLPKPLNLDKLARYVLALGSLCKDPKHFHGHDLVATLQHHEPAQDIEFALTTLSACSSAAHVRKRQIRRLLDIASGVTDQSVDAIAMVILALRCIVTDHRHRHLQHFVRRPARGLASLQDQRGSFGSLRSTALAMQALQDLEYDPAGHWNRTAASRYILSRQRADGGWSEEPLQDGQEPDIGVGLTADIILALGWKGLGAVRALQCDHVIRESSDPTENGEPKLALPFGLSSSAEESDAKNITYTYTLWVGSNVTEAFSLSLVSPKNTSFFKAMTQAAEMDPRFIFEAREWPNGHYVHTLYGKKEEPRGYHYWLLYRLPELPDPNNTPGNQLIAPVGVDELMVEDGEHYLYWYKKL